The Arachis hypogaea cultivar Tifrunner chromosome 14, arahy.Tifrunner.gnm2.J5K5, whole genome shotgun sequence DNA window AAACACACTCCACTACTTTGACTAGCCCACTTGTATCCATGTTTTATATTCTCACTAATTTCTCCATTATTATGTGTTAAGTTTTCGATAaccaatattaaaatttagttgaactttatagtattttattttaatttatttatgaaaaaattcatatatatatatataaaattaaaataaaaatttaattttgtttcttaaATTTTAATGGACCTTAAATTAATTCTATGATCTAATTTGGTCCTTTTGTTTCAATTGATTCAAAATAGTATCTCAAATTTAATAATTACATGATCAATTTGATTCTAAGCTAATTGAAAATTAAGGAATCAAATTGAGccacataattaaataaatttaaaagattaatGGTGATTTTGTTTGTAGTAATATTACaggaatataaatattttaaaattatgtcaGTTTTATTTTAGTGTTATAGATtgtggtaaaaaaaattatagaatcaaactatttttataaaaaggtCATAGGGGACAAAAATCTCCGTCGACTAAGAAGACTAGAGTCtctgtagataaaaaattaaataataaattttttagttattattttaatgtgaaagagtttaattttttattaataattaattgtaacattcattatctaaaatttaaaagaatttaatatgtatacttttatatttgattaggtgttaagtctgtcgcacaaataaaaataattaatttttatacttgttatttaaaaataatattctctctctctctctatatatatatatatatatatatatatttaattagatattagtgTAAAAAATTTATCTTGATAGTTATAAAACTAACTCAAAATcaacttttttaaatatttaaagaaagtaaataaaatatagattaaaaagataagtggtaaaaatttaaaactaaataaaaagtactaaaaaaagtaggcatataataataatatatttttttatgtgaataatattatagaattattatatttaattatacttaattataaaattaatgtatttttataattttatgaatttatttgaataatattatttgattaattttttaattttattttttgtagaacaaaAAGGTAGAGAGATAAAgaataagagaaaagagagagaaagataaaaaagaagaaagagcaaaaaagttgttaattttaaaaaaatatattttaattttaataaaaaatatttcatgacacattttagtttgttaaatttgtaatataaaaaataattataagttatatatagagtGGAAAAGGTAGAGAAAAATAAAGGGAGAGAGATAGATAAAATGATGGAAGAaggaaatttattaattttggagagaaatattttgattgttaaattagtaatataatatagttatatttcaattttaatattttaattttaattttaattgtaattaaagAATGTTATGTTATACATTTTGAttctcaaatttataattagtcattaatattaatgatataagagagatagagaagatgaaaaaatgagaaagataaaaaaaggaaatagaagaaaaaagacccctttaattttagaaaaaaataaaaaatttattttaattataaaaaaataatatgtgaTAAATTTTAATTGTAACATTAGTAATAGATAATAGATTTTCGaacaattaaaatttgaaaaaccaAATTCAGTTCCTCGTAAAATTTAAAACTCCAAATTGATTCttttactatttttaaaattCGCATGGTTTTCAAAATTCTAGgggacaaaaaagaaaaattattcaaatatttcGTCAATGATGAGCTGTGTTTATTTGGactaagaatagaagaagatataGAATCAAAAAATGGAAGGATCTTAGCAAGTGGAAATGTACAAATTGGaaacattttttttctatattcaaaTAAAGCATAACACGGAGCTTTTGGGCCCTCTCCcatgcaaagaaaataaaatgagtatagATACTATGTCCCAAAgacccaaaaaataataataataataataataataataataataataataataataataataataataataataataataaaactataCTTGCTTTCAGTAGTGcacctcttatttatttatttattgggtTCAAGTCTGTGAAGTAGCTAAAAGCCTAAAACAAGTTACTGATGCAATGGGATTAATATAGTtatcaaaaattcaattaaaataatctcttaaattaattagtttataataTGTGGATCTAAGAATTATGATATCCAAGACCAAcagtaataactaattttttgttgCTGGAATTTTGATCTCTAAATAGAAATAAATATTTGGCTATAAACATTATTCGATGTTTAAATCTgatatttttatatgtttataaataattaagTCATCCATTTTGAGTTTAGATGTCACCTTATATcactgccaaaaaaaaaaaaatcgacaaATAATAGCAAATATTTAGCGATAATTAACACGGAAAAAAATGCTGGTACTGTTACGCTGTCAGAATTTAACAGTGGTTTGACTCGAATTGTGACAACATTAAGGTGTATATGTAGGGATAGTGTGGCGAAAAATCTTATACAACTAAATCTGTTGCGTTTAGCAACAGTGCAATAGAAGTGTCATTAATATAGTTTATTTAGCAGCTGTTTCGTTTAAATCACTGCAAAATTACGTATCTCTTATACaaaatttgtattttgtttatgtttaaaaaatgtttaattattctattggttcctatagttttgcaaaattttcaattaggttcctatattttttttccttttaattgagtctttgcaccaaattttatttttaattggatccctatactttttttttcttttatttgggtctctgtaccaattttttttaattgggtccctatataattaaaccaattactgttaagagggacctaattgaaaaaaaaaattggtgtaggaacccaattaaaaggaaaaaaagtatagggacctaattgacaattttgcgaaactataaggactaatagagtaattaaacctttaaaaaaTTAGTGGAATATAATCTGAATAAGTTCATAGGCAAATTCTTTAATGTTGTGCTAATTTCCTTTGAGTTGGCATGTATTTAGTTTctattatatatactaaaaatttataCCTTAAAATTGAAGAGACAAATGATGTAGAATCTTTTGAAATACCTCTTTTAAAGACAATGAGATGATTTACCACATGACATTACTGCAAAGCTGGATTTTTTGGGGAGTACACCAATTTTATCGCGCAGAAGGCCATATTCTTCTGATAATCATGACTTCCAAAAAAAAAACCATGAATTTGAATGAACTGAAATGGATATTTATAGAAGTCTATTTGATTTtgtcttttctatttatttattgcacaatattttctttttagttcatagGTAATAATGCACTTATACATAATAGTTTCAATTTAgcatttttttgctttttaatttgattgaatgttatttattttaattactttttaataaattaaacaaaaataaaaaatagcacaaaataaaagagaaaattattagttattatgaaataaaaaaaatttattaaaaccaAAAAAGaactaataacaaaaataaaagaagttgGTGGCGGTTTATAGAACCGTTGCAAAAAAGATTGTAatgttatatatgtatttttattttagtgacaGTTGTCAGTTGCAATATAAACGCTGCATTTTTAAACATTGTTGACATATTGTGGTGGTTTAAAACTGTTGCTAAAAGATAGACATTtctaatttcgaaaaaaattatgTTCTGCATTGATTATTACTGTAGTGTATATATTATTGGTGGGCTTAAGAGGCCCATAAATAGTATAATTGcacgataagataagataagatgataaTATTGAACTAACTTTTTATAATTTAACTCTTTGCTAGTTAAAACTTGATTTGATGAAATGGCAAGatctacaattttttttatgactATCAAATTTACGTGCCACctctaaaaaaattagataaaatagatGTTTTGAGTATTAACATATATGAAGGTGTAGACTTCTACAACTAAACTCATTCATAACACTAATCACAAGTTGCTAATTATTATTActctatatttctattgtattTGTTGCAGATATATAATTACTCATATAtctcttttttttgttaatttacattttttaaaaaaaataattttttgatatgGTATTAGAGTTTATATGAcccaaaaatttagaatttgatttttgttatttcccaaaaaaaaaaaaactaacataaagacaaataaaaatagagaaatgGTAGGGGGCAGCAATTTTggtattttgtaattattaattggccatcaatagtatttttaatggtgtgagattacatctaatggtgagAGATTattcacttttgttttgatggttaagtgctggctaaaaaacacaaaagttgctgcccctagacttttccataaaGATAAGCTAATGCAAAAATTATGCAAATCTAAAAAAGACTTTTGTATAATAGCAAATAATTGATTTTTCTTCCGATACGAGTTAGTGAGAGGAATATTTGTATAATTCCGTTTATTAGTGGTGTATAAATACGTGAGGCACTTCATGGGATCAAAATAAGCACAAATAAACCATCCATAAGCCTCGACATACATAGACCTTGAGAATTTGATTCTAATTGTAATTCCTTCACAATGTCCATTCACAAACTTGTTCAATACTTTCTCTTATTATTCTTGTTTATAGGGACAATAGTGTCAGCTCAATTGTCCTCTGATTTTTACTCAACAACATGTCCAAATGTTCTTTCCACCATTAAAACACAAGTAGACTCTGCTGTCAACAACGAACCTCGCATGGGAGCATCCCTCCTTCGTCTCCATTTCCATGATTGCTTTGTTCAAGCAAGTCATCTTTCACTACAActcttttaatcatttttattttttcatctttctttttttatttatttattcaataaCAATCGATATAAAAACATAAAACGTATACAAAACTATCCAAAGTAGTTTTTCATTAAGGATACATGTGACCATTTACTTTTATAAGGataagttaaaaatataatctttCGTATACCTTTTTCTATGCGATAAACTTTTTAGGAGAAATAGTTTTATATCAGGGTCATTACTTTAACCTAATTGTAAATATGCATGTGATGACtatatttaaaatctaaaaaatttatacCATTTAAAATTCATACCAATTAATTAttgattgatttttattattcttttttgaaTTTACTTTTGATATATTtcttaatacataaaaaaaaaaatcatatatgccACCTTTTATGTAAGAATTAAACTGATGCAATAAATCAAAACAAACCTGTTTACAAATATTATGCCTTTTGTGTCTAAGGATTTCCTGCAGTACAACAGTGATTTAGAAAGAAGCCTAAATAAATTCAATatcatattaaaaactaattttcaaTTTGTTTGCCTTAGCTTTAACAATTCTCATTTTGCTTGTTTTAAATTGTTTCAGGGGTGTGATGCATCAGTACTATTAGATGATACATCAAATTTTACAGGAGAAAAGACAGCAGGTCCAAATGCAAATTCAATAAGAGGTTTTGAAGTGATTGATACCATAAAGTCCCAAGTAGAGAGCTTGTGCCCTGGTGTTGTTTCTTGTGCTGATATTCTTGCCGTTGCTGCTAGAGACTCTGTTGTTGCTgtgagtattttttttaattaaaaaacaaaaataaaataattatgttataatattatttattttgtacaTCTATttgattcatttttttttattattatcattggaTTCCTTAAGTAAGAGACTCAAATCAACTAACATTCATATTTCTtctaagaaaattttatttgtctACTAACTAGAATGGTGtaaaatcttttatttaatttgattgtaGTTTTCATACACTTTTTAActcatttttatccttttttttttttgcctaaatTTAACAAGTGTCTCTAATAAATATCAAATTGAATATATACAAATATCATTGTCTTTTCCGTCTAATATAATAGAGGAGGGGAAGAaacagttttttgttttttttttcaaaaaacgtTAGATCAAGTAAAGTACAAACAAAACTTCATGTTTGGTTGCCGACTATCCTCCGACACGGCCACCATATAGTAACGacttttcgaaaaataaaaataaaaaattaaaattgattctctatatgtatttttataatataatataatgataattttCAGCTTGGGGGGCCCAGTTGGACAGTGCAATTGGGAAGAAGAGACTCAACGACAGCAAGTTTAAGCTCTGCTAACTCAGATTTGCCAGGTTTCTCGTTCGATCTAAGTCAACTTATTACTGCTTTCTCCAATAAAGGTTTCACAACCCAAGAAATGGTTGCTTTATCAGGTAAATGcatgagaatatatatatatatatatatatatatatatatatatcttccaTGCGTTCAGCTTATTATCTGtggaaattttatttatttatttatttttattttcaggagCTCACACAATTGGGGAAGCAAGATGCGTGACCTTCAGACAAAGAATCTACAACGAGAGTAACATAGATTCCTCGTATGCAACGTCATTGCAAGCGAATTGTCCTAGCGTAGGTGATGATAGCAATTTGTCACCAATTGACACCACAACTCCAACAACCTTTGACAATGCTTACTTCAAGAATTTGCAGAGCCAAAAGGGTCTCTTCCACTCCGATCAACAACTCTTCAATGGAGGATCCACCGACTCTCAAGTTACCTCTTATGGCAGCGACGCGCAAAGCTTTGCCACTGATTTTGCTAACGCAATGCTTAAAATGGGCAACCTTAGCCCTCTTACTGGCACCACTGGCCAGATTAGGACCAACTGCGCAAAAATCAATtgatcaattaaattaattaaggaTGCTTTACATATAGTCGAATTAAAAGGATGGATGAGATGGATAAACAAACACAGAAGACAAATGAATATTGAAAAAGATTATATATGAAgtggttaaaaaaatttaagtataaaCTCAACGATGGACATCGTTTAAACTATATGGTCGATATCATCTAATGAGGATATAAgattttgttattattgttgcaAACTTTAATTTAGGTATTACAATTTACAAAGCCAGTACGTTTAAGCAATCATTGTATGTAATATAAGTTTGGATTATATATATTAGTGTTTTGTTTTGTAATAATATAACGGgcaatataaatcttttaaaattatgttaattttgtttttatattatagcttatgttataaaaaatttataaaaataaactatttttacTAAAAAGTCTTAAGAGATAAAAGTCTTTGTTGATTAAGAATATCagaattttcataataaaaaaattaaataataaattttataattattatttttatgtgaaagagtttaattttttactaataattaattttaatattcattatctaactcttcaaaaaaatttaatgtattgcacaaaaaaaatttattttttatgcttgttatttaaaaataataatttctctctatatatatatataactagatattagtataaaaaagttatattagtagttataaaattagtttaaaaataattttttttttgaaataatggaATCTTGACTCTAATTATTAAGCACAATATTAGTATTCTcttcaaattatatgtaataaatatttgaaagaagagaagtgatgaaaatataattaaaaagataaacgataaaaatttaaaactaaattaaaaaaaaaaactaaaaaaatatgtatataataatatattttttatgtgaataaaattatgaaattattttttaattatatttaattataaatttaatatatttcttataattttatgaatttgtttggattatattattttattaattttagtttttatagaatagaaaggtagagaaaaatagaaaatgagaaaaaaaagagagagaaaggtaaagaagaagaagaaagaagagagagagagtttgttaattttggagaaaaatattttattttaattgtaataaaaaaatatcccgTGACATATTTTAGtttgtcaaattaataatataaaatataaattataaattatatataaagtggGAAAGGTATATCGAGAAATAGAGAaatggagtttattaattttgaaaaaaaatattttattttaattttaatgaatgtCATATGACATATTTTggttgttaaattagtaatataatacagttatattttagttttaatttaattttaattataattagagaatgtcatattatatattttgattgttaaatttataataaattattagtaatgtatataaaaaagatatagtagataaaaaaaataaaagtgatagaaaaagagagagatgaacagagaatttttttaatttaaaaaaaaaaaaaatttttaattataatgaaaCAGTAATATGTAACATATATTGATTATAAAATTAGTATTATATATAGACATACACGCACACTAAGGTCTTCGGTATgcagttatttaattttaatatagagaATTATTAAATGATGTGTTGCTTGATATAGGAGTTTAACGAGCTAGAATGAACAATAATTATATAaggtaaatatttttataaagacATTTTTATAGAAATATGACATTATAAAGTGTTAGATCGtttaaatatatcaaataatttaataGTTTGCAATACCATTTTATATGAAGA harbors:
- the LOC112743808 gene encoding cationic peroxidase 1-like isoform X1, giving the protein MSIHKLVQYFLLLFLFIGTIVSAQLSSDFYSTTCPNVLSTIKTQVDSAVNNEPRMGASLLRLHFHDCFVQGCDASVLLDDTSNFTGEKTAGPNANSIRGFEVIDTIKSQVESLCPGVVSCADILAVAARDSVVALGGPSWTVQLGRRDSTTASLSSANSDLPGFSFDLSQLITAFSNKGFTTQEMVALSGAHTIGEARCVTFRQRIYNESNIDSSYATSLQANCPSVGDDSNLSPIDTTTPTTFDNAYFKNLQSQKGLFHSDQQLFNGGSTDSQVTSYGSDAQSFATDFANAMLKMGNLSPLTGTTGQIRTNCAKIN
- the LOC112743808 gene encoding cationic peroxidase 1-like isoform X3; this encodes MSIHKLVQYFLLLFLFIGTIVSAQLSSDFYSTTCPNVLSTIKTQVDSAVNNEPRMGASLLRLHFHDCFVQGCDASVLLDDTSNFTGEKTAGPNANSIRGFEVIDTIKSQVESLCPGVVSCADILAVAARDSVVALGGPSWTVQLGRRDSTTASLSSANSDLPGAHTIGEARCVTFRQRIYNESNIDSSYATSLQANCPSVGDDSNLSPIDTTTPTTFDNAYFKNLQSQKGLFHSDQQLFNGGSTDSQVTSYGSDAQSFATDFANAMLKMGNLSPLTGTTGQIRTNCAKIN
- the LOC112743808 gene encoding cationic peroxidase 1-like isoform X2, yielding MSIHKLVQYFLLLFLFIGTIVSAQLSSDFYSTTCPNVLSTIKTQVDSAVNNEPRMGASLLRLHFHDCFVQGCDASVLLDDTSNFTGEKTAGPNANSIRGFEVIDTIKSQVESLCPGVVSCADILAVAARDSVVALGGPSWTVQLGRRDSTTASLSSANSDLPGFSFDLSQLITAFSNKGAHTIGEARCVTFRQRIYNESNIDSSYATSLQANCPSVGDDSNLSPIDTTTPTTFDNAYFKNLQSQKGLFHSDQQLFNGGSTDSQVTSYGSDAQSFATDFANAMLKMGNLSPLTGTTGQIRTNCAKIN